Proteins encoded in a region of the Clostridium butyricum genome:
- a CDS encoding methyl-accepting chemotaxis protein, producing the protein MKKILNFKFNLKDKTSIKRRLLTTLLPIVIVGLLILTMCTFIGVNVYVKNDLIGLMAEKQDEAVNNIDSWIQTRLAEVQESSYNTELRKMASDYEDVDLHNEEITNKIDEINTARWNFVNSKYPNEYAAIHVLSAIDKNQWKDSSNADKLLARYYNVSAGKNATSPWASGIVAEAFEKYSATGEPYDTIFRPTYSEAYKSNVVMMFSWVKDYMNNINLGVAASIKIETVEKKVSDLKYGDKGYSMLIGNDGTFIVHPNADYILKTKINDLNDKEMINLSNAMSSQDKGTVKLGHGLNKKIAFYEKVESTGWTVVNVVYERELFKVLNIIILLISLISVALIVAISMAIYKNVTKVLMPLDDISLFADKVAQGNLSDTIEINTDDEIGKVAKAFNITVENLRNYILEIDKTLNSIAEGNLDVSLENEYKGDFIGIKNSLVNIISSMNEVFREIGEATSQVKGGSEQIASTSQTISQGAADQASGIEELTASINEINEKVQKSTGHAKETNVIVENLGLQIKESNDKMESMLMAMDEMEVASKNIKEVIITIDNIAEQTNLLALNAAIEAARAGEAGKGFAVVAEEVRKLAEESSNAVKNTAELIEASIKSVEGGKYIADTTAQSLKEVVENTKNAIELVDNITRASEEQSVAIQQVNGGIDQIADVVQSNLAIAEESAAASEELSAQAETLESMISKFKLK; encoded by the coding sequence ATGAAAAAGATTTTAAACTTTAAATTCAATTTAAAAGACAAAACATCAATTAAAAGAAGATTATTAACTACGCTTTTACCAATAGTAATAGTAGGTTTACTAATACTTACAATGTGTACGTTTATTGGCGTAAACGTGTATGTGAAAAATGATCTTATTGGATTAATGGCTGAAAAACAAGATGAAGCAGTAAATAATATTGATTCATGGATTCAGACAAGGCTTGCAGAGGTTCAGGAATCTTCATACAATACAGAATTAAGAAAAATGGCAAGTGATTATGAAGATGTAGATTTACATAATGAAGAAATAACTAATAAGATAGATGAAATAAATACAGCAAGATGGAATTTTGTAAATTCAAAGTATCCTAATGAATATGCAGCAATACATGTATTGTCAGCAATTGATAAAAATCAATGGAAAGATTCAAGTAATGCAGATAAATTATTAGCACGATACTATAATGTCAGCGCTGGTAAAAATGCTACATCACCATGGGCAAGTGGGATTGTTGCAGAGGCATTTGAAAAATACTCAGCTACAGGTGAGCCTTATGATACAATATTCAGACCTACATATTCAGAAGCATATAAAAGTAATGTAGTAATGATGTTTTCATGGGTAAAAGATTATATGAATAATATTAATCTTGGAGTAGCAGCAAGTATAAAGATAGAAACCGTTGAGAAAAAAGTAAGTGATTTAAAGTATGGTGATAAGGGTTACAGCATGCTTATTGGAAACGATGGAACATTTATAGTACATCCTAATGCTGATTATATTCTTAAAACAAAGATAAATGACCTTAATGATAAAGAAATGATTAACTTATCTAATGCTATGAGCTCACAAGATAAGGGAACAGTAAAATTAGGACATGGATTAAATAAAAAGATTGCATTTTATGAAAAAGTTGAATCAACTGGATGGACAGTTGTAAACGTAGTTTATGAAAGAGAACTTTTCAAAGTTTTAAATATAATAATATTATTAATTTCACTTATTTCTGTAGCGTTAATAGTAGCAATATCTATGGCTATATACAAAAATGTAACTAAGGTTCTTATGCCATTAGATGATATAAGTTTATTTGCAGATAAGGTTGCACAAGGAAACTTAAGTGATACTATTGAAATTAATACAGATGATGAAATAGGAAAAGTAGCAAAAGCATTTAATATTACAGTTGAAAATTTAAGAAATTACATATTAGAAATAGATAAGACATTAAATAGTATAGCTGAAGGAAATCTGGATGTTTCATTAGAAAATGAATATAAAGGTGATTTTATAGGAATTAAGAATTCTTTAGTAAATATAATATCATCTATGAATGAAGTATTTAGAGAAATAGGCGAAGCAACTTCTCAAGTAAAGGGTGGTTCAGAGCAAATAGCTTCAACTTCTCAAACTATATCACAAGGTGCTGCAGATCAAGCAAGTGGAATTGAAGAATTAACAGCTTCTATTAATGAAATAAATGAAAAGGTGCAAAAATCTACAGGACATGCAAAAGAGACAAATGTAATAGTAGAAAATTTAGGACTTCAAATAAAAGAAAGCAATGATAAGATGGAATCAATGCTTATGGCAATGGATGAAATGGAAGTTGCATCTAAGAATATAAAAGAAGTAATAATTACTATAGATAACATAGCAGAACAAACAAATCTTTTAGCTCTTAATGCAGCTATTGAAGCCGCTAGAGCAGGAGAAGCAGGAAAAGGATTTGCTGTAGTTGCAGAAGAAGTAAGAAAACTTGCAGAGGAAAGTTCTAATGCAGTTAAGAATACAGCAGAATTAATTGAAGCATCAATAAAATCAGTTGAAGGCGGAAAGTATATAGCTGATACAACAGCACAATCATTAAAAGAAGTTGTGGAAAATACAAAGAATGCTATTGAACTTGTGGATAATATAACAAGAGCGTCAGAAGAACAATCTGTAGCAATACAACAGGTAAATGGTGGAATAGATCAAATAGCAGATGTAGTTCAATCAAATTTAGCAATAGCAGAAGAAAGTGCAGCAGCTAGTGAAGAATTATCTGCACAGGCAGAAACTTTAGAAAGTATGATTAGTAAATTTAAATTAAAATAG
- a CDS encoding leucine-rich repeat protein, with protein sequence MLRLSRKLSKLILIAMSINIINTTNVFATENNSNITISNGIATISSNVTEIDSSTFSENNNITKVIIPSNVKKIGEGCFSNFKNLKEVIIEDGVKEIGSNAFIGCENLEKINIPSSITVVGDFAFIGCSKLKDVDFQSKTTNIGGSTFLYTAWLDKMRDDNGLVIINNSVISGKNTSASLTIPDGVKIINSHAFEGCNTLKEINIPDSVVEIRDSAFEACSNLSKVKLSNKLETIGENAFRDCKLQSVNIPSTLKSVQLYSFNSDVKITGAVDLYNSLIKPLKTAQEDNLNLLLRNKPYGWGKATESGDKIFYKNSKGELQTGWMDLDGKKYYFYSNGQLATGFIDLNGTKYYFDPSSGNNFGNLIVGWKNINNNWYYFNQSGDGDKVAGFMRTSWLYDDGNWYYMYSDGTMATGFINLDGAYYYLNNSGSMVTGWQYLQNSWYYFNKSDDGGLEGLMKKGWNRINGNWYYFNYSDGKMAHDTWIDGYYVNSSGTCI encoded by the coding sequence ATGTTAAGACTAAGCAGAAAACTTTCAAAGCTGATACTTATTGCTATGAGTATCAACATAATAAATACTACAAATGTATTTGCCACAGAAAATAATTCAAATATAACTATTTCTAATGGAATTGCAACTATTTCATCTAATGTTACTGAAATTGATAGTTCTACTTTTTCTGAAAATAATAATATTACAAAAGTAATCATTCCATCAAATGTAAAAAAGATAGGAGAAGGATGTTTTTCAAATTTTAAAAACTTAAAAGAAGTAATTATAGAAGATGGTGTTAAAGAAATAGGTTCTAATGCCTTCATAGGATGTGAAAATTTAGAAAAAATTAATATTCCTTCAAGTATTACAGTAGTAGGTGATTTTGCTTTTATAGGATGTAGCAAATTAAAAGACGTTGATTTCCAATCAAAAACAACAAATATTGGCGGAAGTACTTTTCTTTATACAGCATGGCTTGATAAAATGAGAGATGATAATGGATTAGTAATAATCAATAACTCAGTAATAAGTGGTAAGAATACTTCTGCTTCACTTACTATTCCAGATGGCGTAAAAATAATAAATAGTCATGCTTTTGAAGGCTGTAACACTCTAAAAGAAATTAACATTCCTGACAGCGTAGTTGAAATCAGAGATTCTGCTTTTGAAGCCTGCTCAAACCTTTCAAAAGTAAAATTATCAAATAAATTAGAAACTATTGGAGAGAATGCCTTTAGGGACTGTAAATTACAATCTGTTAATATTCCATCGACTTTAAAAAGTGTGCAACTTTACTCTTTTAATAGTGACGTAAAAATTACTGGTGCAGTAGATTTATACAATAGTCTTATTAAGCCTCTTAAAACTGCACAAGAAGACAACCTCAACTTATTGTTAAGAAATAAACCATATGGATGGGGAAAAGCTACTGAATCTGGAGATAAAATATTTTACAAAAACTCTAAGGGAGAACTACAGACTGGCTGGATGGACTTAGATGGCAAAAAATATTATTTCTATAGTAACGGACAGCTTGCAACTGGATTTATAGATTTAAATGGAACAAAATATTACTTTGACCCTTCATCTGGAAATAACTTTGGAAATTTAATTGTTGGATGGAAAAATATCAATAATAACTGGTATTATTTTAACCAATCTGGAGATGGTGATAAAGTTGCTGGATTCATGAGAACATCATGGCTTTATGATGATGGAAATTGGTACTATATGTATAGCGACGGAACGATGGCTACTGGATTTATAAATTTAGACGGAGCATATTATTACTTAAACAACTCTGGATCAATGGTTACAGGCTGGCAGTACTTGCAAAATTCATGGTATTACTTCAATAAATCTGATGATGGTGGACTTGAAGGTTTAATGAAAAAGGGTTGGAATAGAATTAATGGAAACTGGTACTATTTTAACTACAGCGATGGTAAAATGGCACATGATACATGGATTGATGGGTATTATGTAAATTCAAGTGGTACATGTATTTAA
- a CDS encoding glycoside hydrolase family 1 protein, translating into MLKEYTNKFPKEFLWGGATAANQFEGGYREGGKGLSTSDVLTGGTHTIPRRITPELEEGTYYPSHVAIDFYHRYKEDIALFAEMGFKTFRMSINWTRIFPNGDELEPNEEGLKFYEDVFKELKKYNIEPLVTISHYEFPYGLTKKYDGRGWAEREVIDCYLRYCKAIFTRYKDLVKYWLTFNEINILARPFGSFFGGGMLLDPKGGPINEIKDNEEMRFQALHHQFIASAKAVKMGHEINSDFKIGCMIAYEAIYPYTCHPEDVILAQTKEEISNYFCSDVQVRGEYPHFAARYFKEHNINIKIEDGDLEILKEGTVDYYTFSYYMSGCESAHPEEVENIGGNMTLGLKNPYLKASDWGWQVDPVGLRTVLNKIYARYNIPLMVVENGFGAVDQIESDGSINDDYRIDYLREHIEQMRESIEDGVDLIGYTTWGCIDLVSAGTGEMKKRYGFIYVDKNNDGTGNLDRYKKKSFYWYKNVIRTNGEELWSN; encoded by the coding sequence ATGCTAAAAGAATATACTAATAAGTTTCCAAAGGAATTTTTATGGGGAGGAGCTACAGCTGCAAACCAATTTGAAGGTGGTTATAGAGAAGGCGGCAAGGGCTTAAGCACATCAGATGTATTAACAGGTGGTACTCACACTATACCAAGAAGAATTACACCGGAATTAGAAGAAGGAACATATTATCCAAGTCATGTTGCTATTGATTTTTATCACAGATATAAAGAAGATATAGCACTATTTGCTGAAATGGGATTTAAAACTTTTAGAATGTCTATTAACTGGACAAGAATATTCCCAAATGGTGATGAACTTGAACCAAATGAAGAAGGATTAAAATTTTATGAAGATGTATTTAAAGAATTAAAGAAATATAATATAGAACCGTTAGTTACAATATCACATTATGAGTTTCCATATGGATTGACTAAAAAGTATGATGGAAGAGGATGGGCAGAAAGAGAAGTCATTGACTGTTATTTAAGATATTGCAAAGCAATCTTTACAAGATACAAGGATTTAGTAAAGTATTGGTTAACATTTAATGAGATAAATATATTAGCAAGACCTTTTGGATCATTTTTTGGAGGCGGTATGCTTCTTGATCCAAAAGGAGGCCCAATAAATGAAATTAAAGATAATGAGGAAATGAGATTCCAAGCTCTTCATCATCAATTTATAGCTAGTGCAAAAGCAGTAAAGATGGGACATGAAATTAATTCTGATTTTAAGATTGGATGTATGATTGCATATGAAGCAATATATCCATATACTTGTCACCCAGAGGATGTAATATTAGCTCAGACTAAAGAAGAAATAAGTAATTATTTCTGTAGTGATGTTCAGGTAAGAGGAGAATATCCACATTTTGCAGCAAGATACTTTAAAGAACATAACATTAATATTAAAATTGAAGATGGAGATTTAGAAATTTTAAAAGAAGGAACAGTAGATTATTATACTTTCAGTTACTATATGTCAGGATGTGAAAGTGCTCATCCAGAAGAGGTTGAAAACATTGGAGGAAATATGACTCTTGGATTAAAGAACCCATATTTAAAGGCAAGTGACTGGGGATGGCAAGTAGATCCAGTAGGACTTAGAACAGTTCTTAATAAAATTTATGCAAGATATAATATTCCACTTATGGTTGTTGAAAATGGATTTGGAGCAGTAGATCAAATAGAATCTGATGGATCAATTAATGATGACTATAGAATTGATTACCTAAGAGAGCACATAGAACAAATGAGAGAATCAATAGAGGATGGTGTAGATCTCATTGGATACACTACATGGGGATGTATAGACCTTGTAAGTGCTGGTACTGGTGAGATGAAGAAACGTTATGGATTCATTTATGTTGATAAGAACAATGATGGTACAGGAAATCTAGATAGATACAAGAAGAAGAGCTTCTATTGGTATAAAAATGTTATAAGAACTAATGGTGAGGAACTTTGGTCAAATTAA
- a CDS encoding TrkA C-terminal domain-containing protein → MNNSSIPTYKKIALDIANKIQLNNILEGDILHGRSTLSSKYNVSPETIRRSMILLEDVEVVKTIKGKGILVLSREKAISFLNRNKSIDSIRSYKTEIDKLLNNRKEIENQLLKSIQGIIDYSSRFNEVNNIIPLEFVVPENCLYIGKTVGEIMFWQNTGATLIAVKRNDELLLSPGPYISLNPNDVLIVVGNDNIRNSVPQFLYPKNNL, encoded by the coding sequence ATGAACAATTCATCAATTCCAACATATAAAAAAATAGCATTAGATATTGCTAATAAAATACAACTAAACAATATACTTGAAGGTGATATACTACATGGTCGCTCAACTCTTTCAAGCAAGTATAATGTTTCTCCTGAAACAATAAGAAGATCTATGATTCTCTTAGAAGATGTTGAAGTAGTTAAGACTATAAAAGGTAAAGGAATATTGGTGCTATCAAGAGAAAAGGCAATTTCATTTTTAAATAGAAATAAATCAATCGATAGTATAAGAAGTTATAAAACTGAAATAGATAAGCTTTTAAATAATAGAAAAGAAATTGAAAATCAGTTATTAAAATCAATACAAGGTATAATAGATTATTCAAGCAGATTTAATGAAGTAAACAACATAATTCCTTTAGAATTTGTTGTCCCTGAAAACTGTCTTTATATAGGTAAAACAGTAGGTGAAATAATGTTTTGGCAGAATACCGGAGCTACATTAATAGCAGTAAAAAGAAATGATGAACTATTATTATCTCCTGGACCATATATATCACTTAATCCAAATGATGTTTTAATAGTTGTTGGTAATGATAATATACGTAATTCTGTACCTCAATTTTTATATCCAAAAAATAATTTATAA
- a CDS encoding MEDS domain-containing protein: MREICDNCKINNRIEEYKEKLNSSIENRNGDLLDDEVVLSSQFLDNFVYKCVCCNKNIKHLSKLNLREVFGTHTTFYYYGEQHLLVNLYFYINEGIKNNELIYISMEEELYNKLLDFLISNNVSTENIKFKNVKELILGHKKGGFNGLVETAMGILGSSNMEKYNGLRWIGQPSFAIKGTSENDFLEMEEDLNKFIKNMNAALLCIYDAYDYMHKGKIINKKVIEESFKTHSFVLNNYVS, from the coding sequence ATGAGAGAAATATGCGATAATTGTAAAATTAATAATCGTATTGAAGAATACAAGGAAAAGTTAAATTCTAGTATTGAAAATAGAAATGGGGATTTATTAGATGATGAAGTAGTTCTTTCAAGTCAATTTTTGGATAACTTTGTTTATAAGTGTGTATGTTGTAATAAAAATATAAAACATTTATCTAAGCTAAATCTAAGAGAGGTATTTGGAACACATACAACATTCTATTATTATGGAGAACAACACTTATTAGTAAACTTATATTTTTACATAAATGAAGGAATAAAAAATAATGAATTAATATATATTTCCATGGAAGAAGAACTATATAATAAATTATTAGATTTTCTTATTAGTAATAATGTTTCTACTGAAAATATTAAATTTAAAAATGTAAAAGAATTAATTTTAGGACATAAGAAAGGTGGATTTAATGGTTTAGTAGAAACTGCAATGGGCATTCTAGGAAGTAGTAATATGGAAAAATATAATGGTTTAAGATGGATTGGACAACCAAGCTTTGCAATTAAAGGTACATCAGAGAATGACTTTCTAGAGATGGAAGAAGACTTGAATAAATTTATCAAAAATATGAATGCAGCTCTTCTTTGCATTTATGATGCCTATGACTATATGCATAAAGGTAAAATTATTAATAAAAAGGTTATAGAAGAATCATTTAAAACACATTCATTTGTTTTAAATAATTATGTTTCATAA
- a CDS encoding Cof-type HAD-IIB family hydrolase produces the protein MIKLIASDMDGTLINSDHTISQENLEAIKEAESRGIKFAIVTGRAYDDVRPLIDEYNLDCECVALNGGEYYDKAGNVIEGIYIDKNKVREILNVMMTGEFSVEIYTDKGYYTTNTEEETLRGMIRRAKTFHKDLNSDSEYIKFARANPHFINMNYITDIDEFLKSDVKIAKFVTFGESEKEVIELRKKLEKLSGLAISSSFITNIEVNDSKATKGAILAKVIEKFGLNREQVLVLGDGLNDYSMFKEFPNCIAMENAIPEIKEIAKYVTESNDDAGVGKAINRVLNGEIE, from the coding sequence ATGATAAAATTGATAGCATCTGATATGGATGGAACATTAATAAATAGTGATCACACTATATCACAAGAAAATTTAGAAGCAATTAAGGAAGCTGAAAGCAGAGGTATAAAGTTTGCTATAGTTACTGGACGAGCTTATGATGATGTACGTCCTTTGATTGATGAATATAATTTAGATTGCGAATGTGTTGCTCTAAATGGTGGAGAATATTATGATAAAGCTGGTAATGTTATAGAAGGAATTTATATAGATAAGAATAAAGTAAGAGAAATTCTTAATGTTATGATGACTGGAGAGTTTTCAGTAGAAATATACACTGATAAAGGTTACTATACTACAAATACTGAAGAAGAAACTCTAAGAGGAATGATAAGAAGAGCAAAAACATTTCATAAGGATTTAAATAGTGACAGCGAATATATAAAGTTTGCAAGGGCAAATCCTCATTTTATTAATATGAATTATATTACTGATATAGATGAGTTTTTAAAAAGTGATGTCAAAATAGCAAAGTTCGTTACATTTGGTGAAAGTGAAAAGGAAGTTATAGAACTTAGAAAAAAATTAGAAAAGCTTAGTGGATTAGCTATTTCATCAAGCTTTATAACTAATATTGAAGTTAATGATAGTAAAGCAACTAAGGGAGCTATACTTGCTAAGGTTATAGAAAAGTTTGGACTTAATAGAGAACAAGTTCTTGTTTTAGGGGATGGATTAAATGACTATTCTATGTTTAAGGAATTTCCAAATTGTATTGCTATGGAAAATGCCATACCTGAAATAAAAGAAATTGCTAAATATGTTACTGAATCAAATGATGATGCAGGTGTTGGAAAGGCAATTAATCGTGTACTTAATGGAGAAATAGAATAA
- a CDS encoding P-II family nitrogen regulator: MKKLEIVINSEKLEDLKKILSDCNANGVMISNVMGYGNQKGYKTIYRGTEYSVNLLPKVKVETVVPADVAEKIIDKVLKEISTGNYGDGKIFIYDADDIVRIRTGERGKDAL; the protein is encoded by the coding sequence ATGAAAAAGCTGGAGATAGTTATAAATAGTGAAAAATTAGAAGATTTAAAGAAAATCTTGAGTGATTGTAATGCTAATGGTGTAATGATTTCTAATGTTATGGGATATGGAAATCAGAAAGGATATAAAACAATATATCGTGGTACAGAATATAGTGTTAATTTGTTGCCTAAGGTAAAAGTTGAAACAGTAGTACCAGCTGATGTAGCTGAAAAAATAATAGACAAGGTACTTAAAGAAATAAGTACAGGAAATTATGGAGATGGAAAGATATTTATTTATGATGCTGATGATATCGTAAGAATACGTACTGGTGAAAGAGGTAAGGATGCATTATAA
- a CDS encoding glycoside hydrolase family 1 protein, protein MFHKKLKNFPKDFLWGASTSAYQVEGASLEYGKGPSVQDIKKIPEGTPDFKVSSDHYHHYKEDVALFAEMGFKAYRFSISWARLIPNGVGEINPQGIEFYGNLIDECLKYGIEPIVTMYHFDLPAALQTKGGWSNRETIDAFVNFAKVMFENYGDRVKYWLTINEQNMMTLVGDVIGTLDGIETDNVQKELYKQNHHMLIAQAKAMKLCHDMCPNGKIGPAPNISAVYPASSKPEDILAASNCSAIRNWLYLDMAVHGRYNPTAWNYMVEKGIEPTIEDGDMEALRSGHPDFIAFNYYNTATVEAFPGEITNERSGGDQQSGHGEQGMFKGVSNPNLQKTEFGWEIDPVGFRNTLREVYERYALPLIITENGLGAYDKLEENDTINDDYRINYLRKHIEQAQLAISDGVDLIGYCPWSAIDLISTHEGFKKRYGFIYVNRDEFDLKDLRRIRKKSFFWYQNVIKTNGEEL, encoded by the coding sequence ATGTTTCATAAAAAATTAAAAAACTTTCCTAAGGACTTTTTATGGGGAGCTTCCACATCAGCATATCAAGTTGAGGGTGCATCTTTAGAATACGGAAAAGGTCCATCGGTACAAGATATCAAGAAAATTCCAGAAGGAACTCCGGATTTTAAAGTATCTAGTGACCATTATCATCACTATAAAGAAGATGTTGCATTATTTGCAGAAATGGGATTTAAGGCATATAGATTTTCAATTTCATGGGCAAGACTTATACCAAATGGTGTAGGAGAAATTAATCCTCAAGGAATAGAGTTTTACGGAAATTTAATAGATGAATGTTTAAAATATGGTATAGAGCCAATAGTTACAATGTATCACTTTGATTTACCAGCAGCACTTCAAACAAAGGGTGGATGGTCAAACAGAGAAACTATAGATGCATTTGTAAACTTTGCAAAAGTTATGTTTGAAAACTACGGTGACAGAGTTAAGTATTGGTTAACTATAAATGAACAAAATATGATGACTCTTGTTGGAGATGTTATTGGTACTTTAGACGGAATTGAAACTGATAATGTTCAAAAAGAATTATATAAACAAAATCATCACATGTTAATAGCTCAAGCTAAAGCTATGAAATTATGTCATGATATGTGTCCAAATGGCAAAATTGGACCAGCTCCTAATATAAGTGCAGTATATCCAGCAAGTTCAAAACCAGAAGATATATTAGCAGCAAGCAACTGTTCAGCAATAAGAAACTGGCTATATCTTGATATGGCTGTACATGGAAGATATAATCCAACAGCATGGAACTACATGGTTGAAAAGGGAATTGAACCAACTATAGAAGATGGTGATATGGAAGCTTTAAGAAGTGGACATCCAGACTTTATAGCATTCAATTACTATAATACAGCTACAGTTGAAGCATTCCCAGGTGAAATCACAAATGAAAGATCTGGTGGAGATCAACAAAGTGGACATGGTGAACAAGGTATGTTCAAGGGTGTTTCTAATCCAAACTTACAAAAGACTGAATTTGGATGGGAAATTGATCCTGTTGGATTCAGAAATACGCTAAGAGAAGTTTATGAAAGATATGCACTTCCATTAATCATAACTGAAAATGGTCTTGGAGCATATGATAAACTTGAAGAAAATGATACTATAAATGATGATTATAGAATTAATTACTTAAGAAAGCATATTGAACAAGCTCAATTAGCAATCTCTGATGGAGTAGATTTAATTGGATACTGTCCATGGTCAGCTATTGACTTAATCAGTACTCATGAAGGATTTAAAAAGAGATATGGATTTATCTATGTTAACAGAGATGAATTTGATCTTAAAGATTTAAGAAGAATCAGAAAGAAGAGTTTCTTCTGGTATCAAAATGTAATTAAGACTAACGGTGAAGAACTATAA
- a CDS encoding ammonium transporter → MKKSLKLLGIILFLGVLALTFALAISPTSGSDPTGAAYIATTGNETITDVATTANKAYYGANYVWVMITGFMVFFFQCGFAMVETGFCRGKNAAHTMTMNFMVFLVGAIGYFLTGFAIQFGGSGGAAGLGTGGSALNAMLSIPGLGGILGYKGFMLSGNGIYDPGIFALFFFQMVFMDTTVTIPTGALAERVKYSAVIILSFFISMFLYPLFGNWVWGGGFLATLGQNFGLGHGVVDFAGSAVVHSMGGMIALSSAIVIGPRIGKFKKDGTARPFPGHDIPMAIIGTIILFFCWFSFNAGSTLNSSDFRLAVVATNTMIAGAIGGLVAMFYMWIKYGKPDPSMTANGALAGLVAITAPCAFVNGPCAFFIGGVAGYLVCISVAFVENKLKLDDPVGAISVHCVNGVWGVIALGLFADGAYGDGINGVAGGVRGLFYGDPSQLVAQLIAVAVLVIWGFGVSYIFLKVLDKVWGLRVKPEEELAGLDIPEMGVSAYPDIQLIKSPELDYYSADNIEIKQIKRFKEKV, encoded by the coding sequence ATGAAAAAATCATTGAAATTATTAGGAATTATTTTGTTTTTGGGAGTATTAGCATTAACATTTGCTTTAGCTATATCGCCAACTAGTGGATCTGATCCAACTGGAGCAGCGTACATTGCTACGACGGGAAATGAAACAATAACTGATGTTGCTACTACTGCTAATAAGGCTTACTATGGTGCTAATTATGTGTGGGTTATGATTACAGGTTTTATGGTATTTTTCTTTCAGTGTGGTTTTGCAATGGTTGAAACTGGATTCTGTAGAGGGAAAAATGCAGCTCATACAATGACAATGAATTTTATGGTTTTCTTAGTTGGAGCTATTGGATATTTCTTAACTGGTTTTGCAATTCAATTTGGAGGTTCAGGTGGTGCTGCAGGGCTTGGAACAGGTGGATCAGCCTTGAATGCAATGTTATCAATACCTGGACTTGGAGGTATTTTAGGATATAAGGGATTTATGTTATCTGGTAATGGAATATATGATCCAGGTATCTTTGCATTATTCTTCTTCCAAATGGTGTTTATGGATACAACTGTTACAATTCCAACTGGTGCATTAGCTGAAAGAGTAAAGTATTCAGCAGTTATAATACTTTCATTTTTCATATCAATGTTTTTATATCCTCTATTTGGAAACTGGGTTTGGGGAGGAGGCTTTTTAGCTACTCTTGGTCAAAACTTTGGACTTGGACATGGTGTTGTTGACTTCGCAGGCTCAGCAGTAGTTCATTCAATGGGAGGTATGATTGCTTTATCAAGTGCAATAGTTATAGGACCTAGAATAGGAAAGTTTAAAAAAGATGGAACAGCAAGACCATTTCCAGGACATGATATTCCTATGGCTATAATAGGAACAATAATATTATTTTTCTGCTGGTTTTCATTTAATGCAGGATCAACTTTGAATTCTTCAGATTTTAGATTAGCAGTTGTAGCTACTAATACAATGATTGCAGGTGCAATTGGTGGACTCGTTGCTATGTTTTATATGTGGATTAAATATGGAAAACCAGATCCTTCAATGACAGCTAATGGTGCCTTAGCAGGTCTTGTTGCAATAACTGCTCCATGTGCCTTTGTAAATGGACCATGTGCATTCTTCATAGGTGGTGTTGCTGGATATCTTGTTTGTATTTCTGTAGCTTTTGTTGAAAATAAATTAAAACTTGATGATCCTGTTGGTGCTATCTCAGTCCATTGTGTAAATGGAGTATGGGGCGTAATTGCATTAGGTTTGTTTGCAGATGGAGCATATGGAGATGGAATTAATGGTGTAGCTGGAGGAGTAAGAGGATTATTTTATGGAGATCCATCACAATTAGTTGCTCAATTAATAGCAGTTGCAGTTTTAGTTATATGGGGATTTGGAGTTTCATATATATTCTTAAAGGTACTCGATAAAGTTTGGGGATTAAGAGTTAAACCAGAAGAAGAATTAGCAGGATTAGACATACCTGAAATGGGAGTTTCAGCTTATCCAGATATTCAGTTAATAAAATCACCTGAACTTGATTATTATTCTGCGGATAATATTGAAATAAAACAAATAAAGAGATTCAAAGAAAAAGTTTAA